The Nonlabens spongiae genome contains a region encoding:
- a CDS encoding OmpA family protein has translation MKKIYVLIFALIATVGSLNAQSKSTKKADRLYSQLRYVDAAEEYEKLIERGERTQHVYTNLANSYYYNSDYKSAEQYYARAVKENSDAETLYRYAQTLKSNQKYDTSNTIMDQFAATAPDDKRAKLYLSNKNYIDDILSMEPGYEAVTFDINSEASDFASIIIGDKVYFSSARNQERKKYGWNEQPYLDIYEVQIQENDSLGEPQLLKGDVNTKYHEGTLDMTPDQRFMFFTRVDYFDGDFNKAKDGQSKLNIYRALNANGEWRDIQVTELDSKEYSVGHPSISKDGKTIYFASEAPGGYGESDIYKATLVDGIIYEPENLGPEVNTSGKDSFPFIADDGTLYFSSNGHLGIGGMDIFMYKDGVVSNLGAPVNSNLDDIAYTYDVENDKGYFSSNREGGKGSDDIYTLKKIIPEIEVTVVAINAETGEPIPAAILSVADSEGNSMPSQTADEDGQAMFMIVGEQMITARGTKVKFESGEAQLDVMKNGDAMVEVMLTPIEPALPKIVLENILFDFDKDNIRPDAALELDKIADLLKQYSNMQLTAEAYADVRGSKEYNLDLTERRAQSIVKYLTEQGIDASRLNGVGRGEENSVFDCANNDCTEEQYQASRRSEFTFKLK, from the coding sequence ATGAAAAAAATATATGTTTTAATTTTTGCTTTGATTGCTACTGTAGGTAGCTTGAACGCACAAAGCAAATCGACTAAAAAAGCAGATAGGCTATACTCTCAATTACGTTATGTAGATGCCGCTGAAGAGTATGAAAAATTGATAGAGCGAGGGGAGCGTACACAACACGTTTACACAAATCTTGCAAACTCATACTACTACAATAGCGACTATAAAAGTGCTGAACAATATTACGCACGTGCAGTAAAGGAAAATTCTGATGCAGAAACTTTGTACCGCTATGCACAAACTTTGAAGTCTAATCAAAAATATGATACTTCAAATACGATCATGGATCAATTTGCTGCTACGGCTCCAGACGATAAACGTGCAAAATTGTATTTATCTAACAAAAATTACATCGACGATATCTTGAGTATGGAGCCTGGATACGAGGCAGTGACTTTTGATATTAACTCTGAGGCTAGTGATTTTGCTTCCATAATCATCGGTGACAAGGTCTACTTTTCAAGTGCTCGTAACCAAGAGCGTAAAAAATACGGCTGGAACGAGCAGCCATATTTAGATATTTACGAAGTTCAGATTCAAGAAAATGATAGCTTAGGAGAACCACAGCTTTTGAAAGGTGATGTCAACACTAAATACCATGAAGGTACACTAGATATGACTCCTGATCAGCGTTTCATGTTTTTTACTAGAGTAGATTACTTTGATGGTGATTTCAATAAAGCAAAAGACGGTCAGAGTAAATTGAACATCTATCGTGCCTTGAATGCTAATGGCGAGTGGAGAGATATCCAAGTTACAGAATTAGATTCTAAAGAGTACAGTGTGGGTCACCCTTCCATTTCTAAAGATGGTAAAACCATCTACTTTGCCAGCGAGGCACCAGGAGGTTACGGTGAGTCAGATATTTATAAGGCTACACTTGTTGACGGAATCATTTATGAACCAGAAAACTTAGGGCCTGAAGTAAACACTTCTGGGAAAGATAGCTTCCCATTTATTGCAGATGATGGAACACTCTACTTCTCAAGTAACGGTCACTTAGGAATAGGTGGTATGGATATCTTCATGTATAAAGATGGCGTAGTGTCTAATTTAGGTGCGCCTGTAAATTCAAATCTTGATGATATAGCCTACACTTATGACGTAGAAAATGATAAAGGTTATTTCTCATCAAACCGTGAAGGTGGAAAAGGAAGTGATGATATCTATACCCTTAAGAAAATCATTCCTGAAATCGAGGTTACTGTGGTAGCTATAAATGCTGAAACTGGAGAGCCTATTCCAGCGGCTATTCTAAGCGTGGCCGATTCAGAAGGCAACAGCATGCCTAGCCAGACAGCAGATGAAGATGGTCAGGCTATGTTTATGATCGTAGGAGAACAAATGATTACCGCACGAGGTACAAAAGTGAAGTTTGAAAGCGGAGAGGCTCAACTTGACGTAATGAAGAATGGTGATGCAATGGTAGAAGTTATGTTGACACCTATCGAGCCTGCACTACCTAAAATCGTTCTAGAAAATATCTTATTTGACTTTGACAAAGACAACATACGTCCAGATGCCGCACTTGAACTGGACAAGATTGCAGACTTGTTGAAGCAATATTCTAACATGCAACTTACAGCAGAGGCTTATGCTGATGTACGTGGTAGCAAGGAATATAACTTAGACCTTACTGAGCGTAGAGCTCAATCGATCGTGAAGTACCTTAC
- a CDS encoding PorP/SprF family type IX secretion system membrane protein — protein sequence MKKLLLSVVAAMLVGSLTMQAQQDPQYTQYMYNQNVINPAYAGTNDLLTVTSLYRQQWSGVNGAPETFTLAGSSPIGENVGVGLSFISDQLGPFKEQNVYGDFSYRLRTGKSTTLALGLKAGVSFYQLGDVQLLEPSDPLNETFSENSLNLGAGAFFYSDNYYVGFSVPNMLNATHLDDNGRNIGNETQHYFLTGGYVFDLSESVKFKPHFLVKGAFESPVSFDLNTNFLFSQRVELGVSYRYEDSFSGLIGFYLTRNIRMGYAYDRVVSDISFASQSSHEVFLSFDLSFPRKVMQSPRFF from the coding sequence ATGAAAAAACTTTTACTCTCAGTAGTGGCGGCAATGCTGGTGGGCTCGCTTACGATGCAAGCGCAGCAAGACCCTCAGTATACCCAGTACATGTACAATCAAAATGTGATCAATCCTGCCTATGCAGGGACTAATGATCTACTCACAGTAACTTCACTCTATCGCCAGCAGTGGTCTGGTGTAAATGGTGCTCCAGAGACCTTCACTCTTGCGGGTAGTAGCCCCATTGGAGAAAATGTGGGTGTAGGATTGTCTTTTATATCAGATCAATTAGGACCATTTAAAGAGCAAAATGTCTACGGAGATTTTTCTTATCGATTGAGAACAGGTAAATCTACCACGCTTGCCCTGGGTTTAAAGGCAGGGGTAAGCTTCTATCAACTAGGGGATGTTCAATTGCTAGAGCCTAGCGATCCGTTGAATGAAACCTTTAGTGAGAATAGTTTGAATCTAGGAGCTGGTGCTTTTTTCTACAGTGATAATTACTATGTAGGATTTTCTGTACCTAATATGCTTAACGCAACTCACCTAGATGACAATGGTAGAAACATCGGTAATGAAACACAGCATTATTTCCTTACTGGTGGATATGTTTTTGACCTTTCAGAAAGTGTCAAGTTTAAACCTCACTTCTTAGTGAAAGGTGCCTTTGAATCACCTGTAAGTTTTGATCTTAATACAAACTTTCTGTTCAGTCAAAGAGTTGAACTGGGTGTTTCATATCGTTATGAAGACTCATTCAGTGGTTTGATAGGCTTTTACCTCACGAGGAATATCAGAATGGGCTATGCTTATGACCGTGTAGTTTCTGACATCTCGTTTGCGTCTCAAAGCTCTCATGAGGTTTTCTTAAGCTTCGATCTTTCATTCCCACGTAAGGTTATGCAATCTCCACGATTCTTCTAA